In Streptantibioticus cattleyicolor NRRL 8057 = DSM 46488, a genomic segment contains:
- a CDS encoding serine hydrolase domain-containing protein: protein MNTRTRAPRCTALAVVTMAAAVTAGAIVPASAALAARPAAATASHALPELDPAALRHVLSGLPNDDITGALVRITGRAGQWSGTAGEGDIATGARVDRSGRFRIGSVSKIFTATVLLQLAGEGRLDLHATVQHYLPGLLPAGYPPIEVGQLLNHTSGLPGRGGERLWGDGTTRWFADHRLDSWTPRQVVAELVQGTPMDFAPGHAQEYNGLNTFIAGLVAERVTGRPFAREVHDRITGPLGLRDTYLPEVTDARLPRPAAHGYLTVPEGTSHLTDVTEQSAWPWAEGGMISSAPDLDHFVTALFSGRLLRPAQQRLLFTVPDLPNFDNHNCETGGAHRACLSMGLMRHTFPDGTVVWGKTGSRPGFTDGVFATRDLSRRLVYCVNPTGLTGAETPYVLRLVSTVFTK from the coding sequence ATGAACACCCGCACCCGCGCCCCGCGTTGCACGGCCCTGGCCGTCGTGACGATGGCCGCGGCCGTCACCGCCGGCGCGATCGTCCCCGCGTCGGCCGCCCTCGCCGCCCGGCCGGCCGCGGCCACCGCGTCCCACGCGCTGCCCGAGCTGGACCCGGCCGCCTTGCGCCACGTGCTCTCGGGGCTGCCCAACGACGACATCACCGGGGCGCTGGTACGGATCACCGGACGGGCCGGCCAGTGGTCGGGGACGGCCGGTGAGGGCGACATCGCCACCGGCGCCCGGGTGGACCGGTCGGGACGGTTCCGGATCGGCAGCGTCTCCAAGATCTTCACCGCCACCGTACTGCTGCAACTCGCCGGTGAGGGCCGCCTCGACCTGCACGCCACCGTCCAGCACTACCTGCCCGGGCTGCTCCCGGCCGGCTACCCGCCGATCGAGGTGGGCCAGTTGCTCAACCACACCAGCGGTCTGCCGGGCCGGGGCGGCGAGCGCCTGTGGGGTGACGGCACCACGCGGTGGTTCGCCGACCACCGCCTCGACTCCTGGACGCCGCGGCAGGTCGTCGCCGAACTGGTCCAGGGCACCCCGATGGACTTCGCCCCCGGCCACGCCCAGGAGTACAACGGCCTCAACACCTTCATCGCCGGACTCGTCGCCGAGCGGGTCACCGGCAGGCCGTTCGCCCGGGAGGTCCACGACCGCATCACCGGGCCGCTCGGCCTCCGCGACACCTACCTGCCCGAGGTCACCGACGCCCGGCTGCCGCGTCCGGCCGCCCACGGCTACCTGACCGTGCCCGAAGGCACCTCGCACCTGACCGACGTCACCGAGCAGTCGGCGTGGCCGTGGGCCGAGGGCGGGATGATCTCCTCCGCGCCCGACCTGGACCACTTCGTCACCGCGCTGTTCAGCGGCCGTCTGCTGCGCCCGGCCCAGCAGCGGCTGCTGTTCACCGTGCCCGACCTGCCCAACTTCGACAACCACAACTGCGAGACCGGCGGCGCCCATCGCGCCTGCCTCAGCATGGGCCTGATGCGCCACACGTTCCCGGACGGCACCGTCGTCTGGGGCAAGACCGGCTCCCGTCCCGGCTTCACCGACGGTGTCTTCGCCACCCGCGACCTCTCGCGCCGACTGGTCTACTGCGTCAACCCCACCGGCCTGACCGGCGCCGAGACCCCCTACGTGCTGCGACTCGTCAGCACCGTCTTCACCAAGTGA